A region from the Kribbella shirazensis genome encodes:
- a CDS encoding AraC family ligand binding domain-containing protein, producing MMITLANQYQCRNAHDGCSMHVLARRLDLMAGGYQRITMSDQDPTPFGRVLLAGEVSDAEPLVPGPLHSLPGTVISLVTSGTGFYRHADRRTEPIVAPSLTVVLPGEQHWYGTHPGQCWSE from the coding sequence ATGATGATCACTCTGGCAAACCAGTACCAGTGCCGGAATGCTCACGATGGCTGCTCGATGCACGTTTTGGCACGGAGGTTGGATCTCATGGCCGGTGGCTACCAGCGGATCACGATGTCGGACCAGGACCCGACCCCGTTCGGCAGGGTGCTGCTGGCGGGGGAGGTCTCCGATGCCGAACCGCTCGTGCCGGGGCCGCTGCACTCGCTGCCGGGCACGGTCATCTCACTGGTCACTTCCGGTACCGGGTTCTATCGGCACGCCGATCGCCGCACCGAACCGATCGTCGCGCCTTCGCTGACGGTGGTGCTGCCCGGCGAGCAGCACTGGTACGGCACCCACCCCGGTCAGTGCTGGAGTGAGTAG
- a CDS encoding dipeptide ABC transporter ATP-binding protein: protein MALLEVRDLSIRYEPKQRAAVDAVSELSFSIDDGEFVGLIGESGSGKTTVGTAVLRLLERPGRISGGSITFDGTDITHLSQAELRKYRWRDISTVFQSSMNALNPVARVEAQFADVIQCHTSLRGNEVTERIRTLFDMVLIDPKFMTAFPHELSGGMRQRVNLALALAIGPRFVVLDEPTTGLDVVVQHNILENVRRLQKELGFAVLFISHDLGTVLDLSDRTMVMYAGKIVEEQATRQLLRDPLHPYTKGLLGSYGDPRAETVRITYVPGRPPDLAHRPVGCAFAARCPERIDSCTEVEPAQTVLGDGRAACHVAAVQRGAAENGTGADIGPPIRTFAGPQFVKSAAESAEMVRSRPLVTIENVSKTYVRRQGLRAVRTEAVTGVNFVLRRSGVTALVGQSGSGKSTIARMITGVDAPTSGRITFHGSDGDQVVARMRGRRLRSYRGSVQMVFQDPYSALNPTKTLGATLARPLINFQHLHGAQLRDRVIELLETVALSPGRRFLNRYPHELSGGQRQRVVIARALAVEPELIVADEPISSLDVSIRAEVLELFDKLVHERGVGILYITHDLLSARMLCDEVVVLNEGKVVEQGPSLEVIRSPKDDYTRQLLEAIPNPFADTRG, encoded by the coding sequence ATGGCGCTCCTCGAAGTACGCGATCTGTCGATCCGCTACGAACCGAAGCAACGGGCCGCCGTCGACGCGGTCAGCGAGCTCAGCTTCAGCATCGACGACGGTGAGTTCGTCGGTCTGATCGGCGAGTCCGGCTCGGGCAAGACCACGGTCGGCACGGCCGTGCTGAGGTTGCTGGAACGGCCGGGACGGATCAGCGGCGGGTCCATCACCTTCGACGGCACCGACATCACCCACCTGAGCCAGGCCGAGTTGCGCAAGTACCGCTGGCGTGACATCTCGACGGTCTTCCAGAGCAGCATGAACGCGTTGAACCCGGTGGCCCGGGTCGAGGCGCAGTTCGCAGATGTCATCCAGTGCCACACCTCGCTGCGCGGCAACGAGGTCACCGAGCGGATCAGGACGCTGTTCGACATGGTCCTGATCGACCCGAAGTTCATGACCGCGTTCCCGCACGAACTGTCCGGCGGGATGCGGCAGCGGGTCAACCTCGCCCTGGCGCTGGCCATCGGGCCGAGGTTCGTCGTACTCGACGAGCCGACGACCGGGCTGGACGTCGTTGTGCAGCACAACATCCTGGAGAACGTCCGGCGGCTGCAGAAAGAACTCGGCTTCGCGGTGCTGTTCATCAGCCACGACCTCGGCACCGTGCTGGATCTCTCCGACCGGACCATGGTGATGTACGCGGGCAAGATCGTCGAGGAGCAGGCGACGCGGCAACTGCTCCGCGATCCGCTGCACCCGTACACCAAGGGATTGCTGGGATCGTACGGCGATCCGCGCGCGGAGACCGTACGCATCACCTACGTCCCGGGCCGGCCGCCGGATCTTGCGCATCGGCCCGTGGGGTGTGCGTTCGCTGCCCGGTGTCCGGAGCGGATCGACAGCTGCACAGAGGTCGAGCCCGCACAGACGGTCCTCGGGGACGGTCGGGCGGCATGTCACGTCGCGGCCGTCCAGCGCGGCGCCGCCGAGAACGGGACCGGTGCCGACATCGGCCCGCCGATCCGCACGTTCGCCGGGCCGCAGTTCGTGAAGTCCGCCGCCGAGTCGGCGGAGATGGTCCGGAGCCGGCCGCTGGTCACGATCGAGAACGTGTCCAAGACCTACGTCCGCAGGCAGGGACTGCGCGCCGTCCGGACCGAGGCCGTGACCGGAGTGAACTTCGTACTCCGGCGGAGCGGCGTGACGGCTCTGGTGGGGCAGAGCGGCAGTGGCAAGTCGACGATCGCCCGGATGATCACGGGGGTCGATGCGCCGACGTCGGGCCGGATCACCTTCCACGGCTCCGATGGCGATCAGGTCGTCGCACGGATGCGCGGACGCCGGCTGCGCAGCTATCGGGGCAGCGTCCAGATGGTGTTCCAGGATCCGTACTCGGCGCTGAATCCGACCAAGACGCTCGGCGCCACGCTGGCCCGGCCCTTGATCAACTTCCAGCACCTGCACGGTGCCCAGCTGCGTGACCGGGTGATCGAGCTGCTGGAGACGGTGGCGCTGTCGCCGGGACGGCGGTTCCTCAACCGCTATCCGCACGAGCTGTCCGGAGGTCAGCGCCAGCGCGTGGTCATCGCCCGCGCGCTGGCGGTCGAACCTGAGCTGATCGTCGCCGACGAGCCGATCTCCAGCCTGGACGTGTCGATCCGGGCCGAAGTACTCGAACTGTTCGACAAGCTGGTGCACGAGCGCGGCGTCGGAATCCTCTACATCACCCACGACCTGCTGAGTGCCCGGATGCTCTGCGACGAGGTCGTCGTTCTCAACGAGGGCAAGGTGGTCGAGCAAGGCCCTTCTCTGGAGGTGATCCGTTCGCCCAAGGACGACTACACGCGGCAGCTGCTCGAAGCCATCCCGAATCCGTTCGCCGACACGCGCGGGTGA
- a CDS encoding alpha/beta fold hydrolase produces MVLPAEVVEPVRVDVRRGHQLAVRRRGIGGVPLLLLHGFPCTSRIWSHNLVPLAEAGFDVVAPDLRGYGDSDFAPDEFYDLNAFNADLTGLFDALGWDRVVVAGHDLGAMIAVDMANRHPERVDRLVILDDSMPDLAETFAAAGIPPTRPKPAVYDYQRLQGLHADALVAELDTPEQRRRYIGEFYGHRLWCPPDAFDDEDLAFLTGPYGDAARLRAAFADYEVVMGTRALSAPEMLDRPVRQPALILIGADQVTVGDHADERCAIAFPEAVGPFWIKGAGHFLPWERPTMVNRAIRMFCHDLLAAWSN; encoded by the coding sequence ATGGTTCTTCCTGCTGAAGTCGTCGAGCCTGTGCGGGTCGACGTACGCCGAGGGCACCAGCTGGCTGTGCGGCGTCGTGGAATCGGTGGTGTGCCGTTGCTGCTGCTCCACGGGTTTCCGTGCACGAGCCGGATCTGGTCGCACAACCTCGTCCCGCTGGCCGAGGCGGGGTTCGACGTGGTCGCGCCGGATCTGCGGGGGTACGGCGATTCTGATTTCGCGCCGGACGAGTTCTACGATCTCAACGCGTTCAACGCCGACCTGACGGGCCTGTTCGACGCGCTCGGCTGGGATCGCGTGGTCGTCGCCGGGCATGATCTCGGTGCGATGATCGCCGTCGACATGGCGAACCGGCACCCCGAACGGGTGGACCGCCTGGTGATCCTGGACGACTCGATGCCCGACCTGGCCGAGACGTTCGCCGCCGCGGGGATCCCGCCGACGCGGCCGAAGCCGGCCGTCTACGACTACCAACGTCTCCAAGGGCTCCACGCCGACGCGCTGGTCGCCGAGCTGGATACACCCGAACAGCGCCGGCGCTACATCGGTGAGTTCTACGGGCATCGGCTGTGGTGTCCGCCCGACGCGTTCGACGACGAGGATCTGGCCTTCCTGACCGGGCCGTACGGCGACGCGGCCCGGCTGCGTGCTGCCTTCGCCGATTACGAAGTCGTCATGGGCACGCGGGCGCTGTCGGCCCCGGAGATGCTCGATCGACCGGTGCGGCAGCCGGCTCTGATCCTGATCGGCGCGGACCAGGTCACCGTCGGCGACCACGCCGACGAGCGCTGCGCGATCGCCTTTCCCGAAGCGGTCGGCCCGTTCTGGATCAAGGGTGCGGGGCACTTCCTCCCGTGGGAACGTCCCACAATGGTCAACCGAGCCATCCGCATGTTCTGCCACGACCTGCTGGCAGCATGGAGCAACTGA
- a CDS encoding phytanoyl-CoA dioxygenase family protein, with amino-acid sequence MTKTQKPLVEDDQVAQYAAEGYFVLEKVIGAEDLELLRGAAQFSIDRLDAAMDAAGVDRIGINAKGKRYFSNMVYQQRPELRRFIFGPIMEQICRRVLGENAFLFWEQYVIKAGDPDTTFAWHQDSGYVHENHTPYLTCWIALDDVTEENGSVYLLPYSRSGIKSYIKHIPIETGDQVCYFGSDPGLPVIVPAGSIVCFSSTVIHRSGANLTDKLRRVYLLQYSPEVIMNGDGTAPHGSYEAFLIDGKVATAVS; translated from the coding sequence ATGACGAAAACGCAGAAACCGCTGGTCGAGGACGATCAGGTGGCCCAGTACGCCGCGGAAGGGTACTTCGTCCTGGAGAAGGTGATCGGCGCCGAGGACCTGGAGTTGTTGCGCGGCGCCGCGCAGTTCTCCATCGATCGCCTCGACGCCGCCATGGATGCCGCCGGGGTGGACCGGATCGGCATCAACGCCAAGGGCAAGCGGTACTTCAGCAACATGGTCTACCAGCAGCGCCCGGAACTGCGGCGCTTCATCTTCGGCCCGATCATGGAGCAGATCTGCCGCCGGGTGCTCGGCGAGAACGCCTTCCTGTTCTGGGAGCAGTACGTGATCAAGGCAGGCGATCCCGACACCACGTTCGCCTGGCACCAGGACTCGGGGTACGTCCACGAGAACCACACGCCGTACCTGACCTGCTGGATCGCGCTGGACGACGTGACCGAGGAGAACGGGTCGGTCTACCTGTTGCCGTACAGCCGATCCGGCATCAAGTCCTACATCAAGCACATCCCGATCGAGACCGGTGACCAGGTCTGCTACTTCGGCTCCGATCCCGGCCTGCCCGTGATCGTCCCGGCCGGGTCGATCGTCTGCTTCTCCAGCACGGTGATCCACCGCAGCGGGGCGAACCTGACCGACAAGCTGCGTCGGGTCTACCTGCTGCAGTACTCCCCCGAAGTGATCATGAACGGCGACGGTACGGCGCCGCACGGCTCCTACGAGGCCTTCCTGATCGACGGCAAGGTCGCCACCGCGGTCTCCTGA
- a CDS encoding helix-turn-helix domain-containing protein yields the protein MLRSAPPRSGAEQQIWALAGWLSGALARRVDDETARWDQAARLLSEDLPARLEMRDVAARLDLEYDRFRRVFRDRFGRSPLAYRNDRRLEVAATLLRATNLTCREIARRIGFSDEFHLSRRFRSRYGTSPTGYRTGSEPAL from the coding sequence TTGCTGCGCAGCGCTCCGCCGCGCTCGGGGGCCGAGCAGCAGATCTGGGCATTGGCGGGCTGGCTGTCCGGAGCGCTGGCTCGACGCGTCGACGACGAGACCGCCCGCTGGGACCAGGCGGCGAGGCTGCTCAGCGAGGACCTGCCGGCCAGGCTGGAGATGCGCGACGTGGCAGCCCGGCTCGATCTCGAATACGACCGGTTCCGGCGGGTGTTCCGGGACCGCTTCGGCAGGTCGCCGCTTGCCTACCGCAACGACCGACGGCTCGAGGTCGCAGCCACCCTGTTGCGGGCAACCAATCTGACCTGCCGGGAGATCGCCCGGCGGATCGGCTTCTCCGACGAGTTCCACCTGTCCCGGCGGTTCCGCAGCCGGTACGGGACCTCACCCACCGGCTACCGCACCGGCAGCGAGCCCGCGCTGTGA